GATCAAAGAATTATTCCCCAATGATAAAATTGCCTTAATAAAATATGCGAGAGAGGGAACTTCTATAGATAGTCTTGCTGCCGGACCTTTTGGGTGTTGGGATGCAGATTTCAACGAAAAAAACGGACTCAACCAGTATGATAACTTTTTAAAAACAGTAAAGAATGCTTTATCTGAAACTGATATTGACAAAGACGGTAAGAAAGACCAGATCGTTCCGTCCGGAATTCTTTGGATGCAGGGAGAAGGTGATGCCAGTTATGATGAAGCTATTGCCAATCGATATTATGATCATTTAAAGACATTAATGAATCAAATGAGAGCAGCGATGCTGACGGATGATCTTCCTGTCGTGATCGGAAAAATATCAGACTCAGGGAAAGATAAGTCAGGAAAAGTATGGAAAATGGGAGAGCTTGTGCAATATGCTCAGGAGAAATTTGTAAGAGATGACAGGAATGCAGCAATTGTCCGTTCAACTAAAAACTACGGTTATGGTGACGATCCATGGCATTACAACAGTGCGGGGTATATTGATATGGGACAAAAATTTGCCGAAGAGGTATTTAGACTCATTATAAATTCCGAAAAAAGACCCTAATATATTTCATGATTAAATATTCATAAGATATACTTAATTTTGCAGTAAGAAATTTCAAATTGAAATTCGGTTTAAAATTAAATCTGAAATGAATTCTTTAATAGATAAATACAATATTCCCGGACCTCGTTATACTTCTTATCCTACCGTTCCTTACTGGGATGAAGGTAGTTTTTCATCTGAAAAATGGACAGAAAGTGTAATCAGGACTTTTAAGGAAACCAATGCAGAAGAGGGAATTTCTATCTATATTCACCTGCCTTTCTGCGAGGCGCTGTGTACATTTTGTGCTTGCCATAAACGTATCACAAAACAACACAGTGTTGAAATTCCGTATCTGGAAAGCGTATTGAAAGAATGGCAGCTGTATCTTCAGCTTTTTGATGAGAAACCAAAATTAAAAGAACTTCACTTAGGGGGAGGAACACCGACTTTCTTTTCACCGGAAAATTTGAAAACCTTATTGGAAGGAATTTTTGAAACGGTTAAAATCGCAGAACATCCTGAGTTTTCTTTTGAAGGACATCCAAACAACACTACCAAAAAACATTTGCAGACACTTTATGATTTAGGCTTCAGAAGAGTGAGTTTTGGAGTTCAGGATTATGATCCTAAAGTTCAGAAGGCGATCAACAGGATACAGTCTTTCGAAAAGGTAAAAGAAGTAACGGAATGGGCTAAAGAGATTGGCTACAGAGGAATAAGTCATGATCTGGTATTCGGACTTCCGCATCAAACTTGGGAAGCCATGGAAAATACAATCCGTAAGACAATGGAACTGAAACCGGATCGTTTGGCATTTTACTCTTATGCACACGTTCCATGGGTGAAAGGAGTTGGACAAAGAGGATTTGATGAAAATGATCTTCCGAGTGGTGAAGAAAAGCGCCGTCTGTATGAAGATGGTAAAAAACTGCTGGAAGAATTAGGTTACATCGAAGTGGGAATGGATCATTTTTCTTTGGAACATGATGATTTGTATCAATCTTTACTTCAGAAAAAGCTGCACAGAAACTTCATGGGGTATACCTCAAGCAAAACTCAATTGATGGTTGGTTTGGGAATGTCAGCGATTTCAGACTCATGGTATGCTTTTGCACAGAATGTGAAAACGGTAGAGGAATATCAGAAAATAGTGGAAGAAGGAAAAATTCCTGTAGTAAAAGGACATATCCTGAACGAGGAAGATCTTATTGTAAGAAGACATATTTTGAATTTAATGTGTCAGCTTGAAACGACTTTTGATCTCAATAATTCTTTCCCTGAACTGGAAAATGCTTTTGAAATGCTGAAGGAAATGGAGAGTGATGAATTGGTTGAAATTCATGACCATCAGATTAAAATAACAGAAAAAGGAAGAGCATTTACCAGAAATGTAGCCATGGTTTTTGATTTGAGAATGATGAGAAATAAGCCGGAAACAAGAATTTTTTCCATGACAATTTAAAAATTGAAATTATCATTATATTGAAAAAAATCCAACCATTTATTGGCTGGATTTTTTTATAGATTTTTGAATATATTTTATTGAATAATTAATTTTTTACTGTAATATTTTAAATTTTCTGAATTCAGATTGATGAAATAGACTCCGGCAGGAATTCCTGAAATGTCGATCCCCTTATCTTTTTCTACTTTTTGAGATTCTAAAACAGTTTTTCCATCAGCACTGAAAATTTCAACAGAAATATCTTTGCCTTTTGCACCATCAATAAAAACTCTTTTTGAAGCGGGATTGGGATAAATTTTTATTTGTGGAGAAAGAGTATTTTCCTGTGTAGCCAATGTTCCTGAAGTAATTTTAAATATTTTTCCATTATTAACGGCAGCTACAAATAATTCATTCTGATTATTAAGTCCAAACGTTGAAAAATTGTTCCCGGAGAATGCTGAAGTCCAGGTTATGGAATCATCCGGATTTAAGATTCCGAACTGGGTAGAGCAGTAATCGGCAAAGATATATCTTCCCTGTAAAGTCGGATATTGGGTGCCTCTGTAAATATATCCTCCGGTAATTGAACATTTTCCTCCGGTGTGATTGTAAGCAGCCACGGGAAAAGTCAGCGTTGAAGTACTTGGACAGCCCGTTGTATTGTAAGGAGTATTCCCTTCATAGCATCTCCAGCCATAATTAAGACCGGCTTGAGAAATTGGCTGCCGGTTGATTTCTTCAATCTGACCTTGGCCTACATCTGCAATCATTACATTTCCTGAGGTAGTGTCAAAATTAAATTTCCAGGCATTACGCAGTCCGTATGCCCAGACTTCATCTGCCCCATCTACGCCAACAAAAGGATTGTTTGGTGGTATATTGTAAGGTCCTGTAGAATTAATATCAAGTCTCAGCAGTTTTCCCAGGAGTGAATTTTTATTTTGAGCATTATTGTTTGGATCTCCAGCGCTTCCTCCATCTCCGGTTACAATCCATAAATATCCATCGGGTGCGAAATGAATGCTCCCTCCATTATGATTGTCGAATGGTTTGGGGAGATTCAGGATAATTTTTTCTGTAGTTGGATCAGCAACATCAGGATTTGAGCTGCGGGTATATCTGGCTACGGTAATATTTCCGTTAGTATTATTGTAATACACAAAAAAATAACCGTTTGTTGCATATTGCGGGTGGAAAGCAAGGCCTAAAAGTCCTCTTTCTCCGCCATAGGTTATTTTTGAGCTGATATTCA
Above is a genomic segment from Chryseobacterium geocarposphaerae containing:
- a CDS encoding sialate O-acetylesterase translates to MKNLKIFFLLLIPTLFYTQKIRVFILAGQSNMNGFGFNKDLPNDLKTFKDVYIFQGNSVPDSDLNGGTGKWDILKPGNGTGFKTDGTVNTLSDRFGLEMSFAKKIKELFPNDKIALIKYAREGTSIDSLAAGPFGCWDADFNEKNGLNQYDNFLKTVKNALSETDIDKDGKKDQIVPSGILWMQGEGDASYDEAIANRYYDHLKTLMNQMRAAMLTDDLPVVIGKISDSGKDKSGKVWKMGELVQYAQEKFVRDDRNAAIVRSTKNYGYGDDPWHYNSAGYIDMGQKFAEEVFRLIINSEKRP
- the hemN gene encoding oxygen-independent coproporphyrinogen III oxidase; this encodes MNSLIDKYNIPGPRYTSYPTVPYWDEGSFSSEKWTESVIRTFKETNAEEGISIYIHLPFCEALCTFCACHKRITKQHSVEIPYLESVLKEWQLYLQLFDEKPKLKELHLGGGTPTFFSPENLKTLLEGIFETVKIAEHPEFSFEGHPNNTTKKHLQTLYDLGFRRVSFGVQDYDPKVQKAINRIQSFEKVKEVTEWAKEIGYRGISHDLVFGLPHQTWEAMENTIRKTMELKPDRLAFYSYAHVPWVKGVGQRGFDENDLPSGEEKRRLYEDGKKLLEELGYIEVGMDHFSLEHDDLYQSLLQKKLHRNFMGYTSSKTQLMVGLGMSAISDSWYAFAQNVKTVEEYQKIVEEGKIPVVKGHILNEEDLIVRRHILNLMCQLETTFDLNNSFPELENAFEMLKEMESDELVEIHDHQIKITEKGRAFTRNVAMVFDLRMMRNKPETRIFSMTI
- a CDS encoding PQQ-dependent sugar dehydrogenase; amino-acid sequence: MKNLLFCASIFSSLIINAQSINLEEFATGFTAPVEIAHANDSRMFVVQQNGIIKILQSNGSTNATNFLNISSKITYGGERGLLGLAFHPQYATNGYFFVYYNNTNGNITVARYTRSSNPDVADPTTEKIILNLPKPFDNHNGGSIHFAPDGYLWIVTGDGGSAGDPNNNAQNKNSLLGKLLRLDINSTGPYNIPPNNPFVGVDGADEVWAYGLRNAWKFNFDTTSGNVMIADVGQGQIEEINRQPISQAGLNYGWRCYEGNTPYNTTGCPSTSTLTFPVAAYNHTGGKCSITGGYIYRGTQYPTLQGRYIFADYCSTQFGILNPDDSITWTSAFSGNNFSTFGLNNQNELFVAAVNNGKIFKITSGTLATQENTLSPQIKIYPNPASKRVFIDGAKGKDISVEIFSADGKTVLESQKVEKDKGIDISGIPAGVYFINLNSENLKYYSKKLIIQ